From Verrucomicrobiota bacterium, one genomic window encodes:
- a CDS encoding DegT/DnrJ/EryC1/StrS family aminotransferase has protein sequence MAWRVPLAEIDFDDAETRAVLEVLHRKWLTMGPVTEQFEAAFAGALGVRHAVAVSSGTAALHLACLAVGVGPGDEVIVPSLTFVATANAVLYCGATPVFADLTSEDDWTISPSDIARKMTGKTAAIIVMHYGGYPCDMAAIEDVASRHDIPVIEDCAHAPLARLDGRALGAFGVAGCFSFYTNKNLAVGEGGMLVTHDDAIAEFARRARCHGMSSGCFQRHCGTHPLYDVVGLGYNYRLDEIRAALGLVQLGKLRRNNARRAVLTAHYRRRLDGFKGATMPFAHARGEPVHHILPVLVDEDVDRAACVEALHAQGIQTSVHYTPVHQFQYYRERYGFAKGMLPKTEAIGARELTLPLHPLLTEAVVDEIVDALDGAYDRARRVQAGNACD, from the coding sequence ATGGCGTGGCGCGTGCCATTGGCGGAGATCGATTTTGACGACGCGGAGACGCGCGCCGTGCTCGAGGTGCTCCACCGCAAGTGGCTCACGATGGGACCGGTGACCGAGCAGTTTGAAGCGGCGTTCGCCGGGGCGCTTGGCGTGCGCCACGCGGTGGCCGTATCGAGCGGCACGGCCGCGTTGCACCTTGCATGTCTGGCGGTCGGCGTCGGACCGGGCGACGAGGTGATCGTGCCGTCTCTGACGTTTGTGGCGACGGCGAACGCGGTGCTCTACTGCGGCGCGACGCCCGTATTCGCCGACTTGACATCCGAGGACGATTGGACCATTTCGCCCTCGGACATCGCCCGGAAGATGACCGGCAAAACCGCGGCGATCATCGTGATGCACTACGGCGGTTACCCGTGCGACATGGCGGCAATCGAGGACGTGGCGTCGCGCCACGATATCCCGGTGATTGAGGACTGCGCGCACGCGCCGCTGGCGCGACTCGACGGCCGCGCGCTGGGCGCGTTCGGCGTGGCGGGCTGCTTCAGCTTCTACACGAACAAGAACCTCGCCGTAGGGGAAGGCGGGATGCTCGTGACGCATGACGACGCGATCGCCGAGTTCGCGCGGCGCGCGCGCTGCCACGGGATGTCGAGCGGCTGCTTCCAGCGCCACTGCGGCACCCATCCGCTCTACGACGTGGTGGGGCTGGGCTATAACTACCGGCTGGACGAGATCCGCGCGGCGCTCGGGCTCGTACAGCTTGGCAAGCTCAGACGCAACAACGCGCGGCGGGCGGTGCTCACGGCGCACTACCGGAGGCGTCTCGACGGATTCAAGGGGGCAACGATGCCGTTCGCGCACGCTCGCGGCGAGCCCGTGCACCACATTCTTCCAGTACTGGTCGACGAGGACGTGGACCGGGCCGCATGCGTTGAGGCGTTGCATGCGCAGGGGATTCAGACGAGCGTGCACTACACGCCCGTGCACCAGTTCCAGTACTATCGGGAGCGTTATGGTTTTGCCAAGGGGATGCTTCCGAAGACCGAGGCCATCGGCGCCCGCGAGCTGACGCTTCCGCTCCATCCGTTGCTGACGGAGGCTGTCGTTGACGAGATCGTCGACGCGCTGGACGGCGCGTACGATCGGGCCCGGCGGGTGCAGGCGGGGAACGCGTGTGATTGA
- a CDS encoding NTP transferase domain-containing protein — MRAVILAGGKGTRLRPYTAVLPKPLVPVGDTPILEIILQQLARAGITDVTITVGHLASLIETFFGDGGRFGLSIGYLREETPLNTVGSLALIDDLSEPFLVMNGDVLTDVDFVKLIEFHRAQRAMATIATAAREHQADFGVVRWDGDTRITAFIEKPMSRYHVSMGVYVFSRSVLRHIPAGRPFGFDELMQAMLDAQERVYSYPHEGYWLDLGRPDDYERAIEDFSRMREHFVGVK, encoded by the coding sequence ATGAGAGCCGTCATTCTGGCTGGAGGGAAAGGAACGCGGCTGCGACCATACACGGCCGTGCTGCCCAAACCGCTCGTGCCCGTCGGCGACACGCCGATCCTCGAGATCATCCTCCAGCAGTTGGCGCGTGCGGGGATCACCGACGTGACGATCACGGTGGGCCACCTCGCCTCGCTCATTGAGACGTTCTTCGGCGACGGCGGCCGTTTCGGCCTGAGCATCGGGTATCTTCGCGAGGAAACGCCGCTCAACACCGTCGGTTCGCTTGCGCTGATTGACGATCTGAGCGAGCCGTTCCTCGTCATGAATGGCGACGTGCTGACCGACGTCGATTTTGTCAAGCTCATCGAGTTCCATAGAGCGCAGCGGGCCATGGCCACGATCGCCACGGCGGCGCGCGAGCATCAAGCCGATTTCGGCGTCGTGCGCTGGGATGGCGACACGCGCATCACCGCGTTTATCGAGAAGCCGATGTCGCGCTACCACGTGAGCATGGGGGTCTACGTGTTCTCGCGCAGCGTGCTGCGGCACATTCCAGCCGGCCGGCCGTTTGGCTTTGACGAGCTCATGCAGGCGATGCTCGACGCCCAGGAGCGAGTCTATTCCTATCCGCACGAAGGGTATTGGCTCGACCTGGGCCGTCCGGATGACTACGAGCGCGCGATTGAGGATTTCTCGCGGATGCGCGAGCACTTCGTCGGGGTGAAGTGA
- a CDS encoding ATP-grasp domain-containing protein, whose amino-acid sequence MRPAVLIVGAGIMQEPAIRVAKSLGYAVIATDIVPTAPGLRWVDYSGMVSKFDVEGHVAFARSCGDRFNLRGVLTIGTDASCAVAGVAAALGLPGVRPETAFMATNKAAMRRRLKECGVPCPEFYEVSGLDEALVAADELGYPIVIKPVDNMGARGVRRIDTPDVLREFFPVSIGNSRSGGVIIEEYMDGPEVSIDTVVENGSVHLLTIADRHIARAPYFVEVGHTIPSVLAPEMLDDVFDVMQAGIRALGITIGASKGDIRVTKHGAKIGEMTARMSGGFHCQYTDPLATGMNSIKAAIDLAVGNRLDRADITPRWQRAAVERAIQAAPGVVTGIEGLDEAREIPGVEHLFLNVAEGSVIEPLTSNMGKPGHVIASGDTRAEAIAAAEQALGTIRIVTVPQTQAVTVHV is encoded by the coding sequence GTGCGTCCAGCAGTGCTGATTGTCGGGGCCGGCATCATGCAGGAGCCGGCCATTCGCGTGGCGAAGTCGCTCGGTTATGCGGTGATCGCCACGGACATCGTGCCGACGGCGCCGGGTCTGCGGTGGGTCGACTACAGTGGGATGGTGAGCAAGTTCGACGTCGAGGGACATGTTGCGTTCGCACGCTCGTGCGGCGATCGGTTCAACTTGCGCGGTGTGCTCACGATTGGGACTGATGCCTCGTGCGCGGTGGCCGGCGTGGCGGCGGCGCTTGGGCTGCCGGGCGTGAGACCCGAGACGGCGTTCATGGCGACGAACAAGGCGGCGATGCGGCGGCGGCTCAAGGAGTGCGGCGTGCCGTGTCCCGAGTTCTACGAGGTAAGCGGGCTCGACGAGGCGCTCGTGGCGGCCGATGAGCTTGGCTATCCGATTGTTATCAAGCCGGTAGACAACATGGGCGCGCGCGGCGTGCGCCGTATTGATACCCCGGACGTACTGCGGGAGTTCTTCCCCGTGTCGATCGGCAACAGCCGTTCGGGCGGCGTGATTATCGAGGAGTACATGGACGGGCCGGAGGTCAGCATCGACACGGTTGTCGAGAACGGCTCGGTGCACCTGCTCACGATCGCCGATCGGCACATCGCACGCGCACCGTACTTCGTCGAGGTCGGGCACACGATCCCGTCGGTGCTCGCGCCGGAGATGCTCGACGACGTCTTTGATGTAATGCAGGCGGGCATCCGCGCGCTCGGGATCACGATCGGCGCGTCGAAGGGCGACATCCGCGTGACGAAACACGGCGCGAAGATCGGCGAGATGACGGCGCGCATGAGCGGCGGGTTCCACTGCCAGTACACGGACCCGTTGGCAACGGGGATGAACTCGATCAAGGCGGCCATCGATCTCGCGGTGGGTAACCGGCTCGACCGGGCCGACATCACGCCGCGCTGGCAGCGCGCCGCCGTTGAGCGGGCGATCCAGGCGGCGCCGGGGGTTGTGACCGGTATCGAGGGCCTTGACGAGGCGCGCGAGATACCGGGCGTCGAACATCTTTTCCTCAACGTGGCGGAAGGCTCCGTCATCGAGCCGCTGACGAGCAACATGGGCAAGCCGGGGCACGTGATCGCGTCGGGCGACACCCGCGCCGAGGCGATCGCGGCAGCCGAGCAGGCGCTGGGGACGATACGCATCGTGACCGTCCCGCAGACCCAAGCGGTGACGGTGCACGTCTAG
- a CDS encoding sigma-54-dependent Fis family transcriptional regulator, whose amino-acid sequence MDASVLIVDDEESIRLSLAEALRDEGYTTCEAGSGEEAIKLVRQERPDIMLLDMRLPKASGIEVLKQARKVQDDIVVIIMTAFADIENAVKCMKHGAYDYVDKPFSLEAIKLVVRNALETLALKKELSIVRAREQAEFEADFIVGESPAMRKVCEYLKRVARSNSSTVLIQGESGTGKELAARATHYWSFRRDKLFVDFNCTAVPEALVESELFGFEKGAFTDAKQQKKGLFELADKGTLFLDEIGDMSYNLQAKLLRALQERSFTRVGGVSKVSVDIRIIASTNRDLQAAMADGKFREDLYYRLHVVPITLPPLRERGSDVLLLAKHFIDRFNVEFKKNVYKISPEAEQMIVDYHWPGNVRELRNTIERAILLEAEDVLLPEHLLFAEAHKVAKTIEPTVPMSTDMTLDDVEKEYIRRVVEAVGWNKNRAAKTLGIDRTTLYTKIRKYGLARA is encoded by the coding sequence ATGGATGCATCGGTTCTGATCGTTGATGACGAGGAGAGTATCCGGCTTTCTCTGGCCGAGGCGCTCCGCGATGAAGGGTACACAACGTGCGAGGCGGGTTCGGGCGAAGAGGCCATCAAGCTCGTGCGGCAGGAGCGGCCGGACATTATGCTGCTCGACATGCGCCTGCCGAAGGCAAGCGGCATCGAGGTGCTCAAGCAAGCGCGCAAGGTGCAGGATGACATCGTCGTGATCATCATGACGGCATTCGCCGATATCGAGAACGCGGTCAAGTGTATGAAGCACGGCGCCTACGATTACGTGGACAAGCCGTTCAGTCTCGAGGCGATCAAGCTCGTCGTTCGCAATGCGCTCGAGACGCTTGCGCTCAAGAAGGAGCTGTCGATCGTGCGCGCACGCGAGCAGGCTGAGTTCGAGGCCGACTTCATCGTCGGCGAGAGCCCGGCGATGCGCAAGGTGTGCGAGTACCTCAAGCGCGTGGCGCGGAGCAACTCATCGACGGTGCTCATTCAGGGCGAGAGCGGCACGGGGAAGGAGCTGGCGGCGCGCGCGACCCACTACTGGAGCTTCCGGCGCGACAAGCTGTTTGTCGACTTCAACTGCACGGCGGTGCCCGAGGCGCTCGTGGAGAGCGAGTTGTTCGGGTTCGAGAAGGGCGCGTTCACCGACGCGAAGCAGCAGAAGAAAGGCCTGTTCGAGCTGGCCGACAAAGGGACCCTGTTTCTCGACGAGATCGGCGACATGAGCTACAACCTTCAGGCAAAGCTGCTGCGCGCCCTGCAGGAGCGATCGTTCACTCGCGTGGGCGGGGTGTCGAAGGTCAGCGTCGACATCCGCATCATCGCCTCGACGAACCGCGACCTGCAGGCGGCGATGGCCGACGGGAAGTTCCGCGAGGACCTCTACTATCGGCTCCACGTCGTACCGATCACGCTGCCGCCGCTGCGCGAGCGTGGCAGCGACGTACTGTTGCTGGCCAAGCACTTCATCGACCGGTTCAATGTGGAGTTCAAGAAGAACGTCTACAAGATCTCGCCCGAGGCGGAGCAGATGATCGTTGACTACCACTGGCCGGGCAACGTGCGCGAGCTCCGCAACACGATTGAGCGGGCGATTCTGCTCGAAGCCGAAGACGTGCTGCTGCCAGAGCACCTCCTGTTTGCCGAGGCGCACAAGGTGGCCAAGACCATTGAGCCAACGGTTCCGATGTCGACCGACATGACGCTCGACGACGTGGAGAAGGAGTACATCCGCCGTGTCGTCGAGGCGGTCGGCTGGAACAAGAACCGGGCGGCCAAGACGCTCGGCATCGATCGCACGACGCTTTACACCAAGATCCGCAAGTACGGCTTGGCGCGCGCGTGA
- a CDS encoding response regulator: MKRSILIVDDEATLAEAVADHFAAQGFDASTASTAEEALELVRLRPFDVAVTDLKMPGMSGLELLRAVRGVPRAPAVILMSAYGTMDVVVEALRLGVADFLHKPVVLEALTRSVEQALERRAPSRGKTETAVPLHALRECTRRVGPVSVEVVGDPASPQATAVWHIRALDRTRTAFVWGHVDAGARFAGIARLLIRALAGAVDLAIPAAAVARIADELKALDCACGVHGLTGGVIETGSARRLVGATLGASGIVRLAPAKAGYDIFVEGHSGCVRTFEAQLADSDVLLLAEPRVVKAGAERWADVLAETNRLLVDGESKPARRALAMLNNVADGTPVMVALRMQAIVVTNGMAHVRVAADRAGLARAREATEQFVLDTPLSDEAAHGLVTAVQEALLNCIRWAYPGREGPVYLTLSREEDHVRASVRDRGIGFDVSEAYNRETEKTRDPLRRSGRGLRLMHGSADRFEIVSRLGRGTNVVVEKHFDVSKPEHEEVPRSA; encoded by the coding sequence ATGAAGAGGTCCATCCTCATAGTTGACGACGAGGCGACGCTGGCCGAAGCGGTCGCCGACCATTTCGCCGCGCAGGGATTTGACGCGTCGACCGCCTCGACGGCTGAAGAGGCGCTCGAGCTTGTGCGCTTGCGGCCGTTCGACGTCGCTGTCACCGACCTGAAGATGCCGGGCATGAGCGGGCTCGAGCTGCTTCGCGCCGTTCGCGGCGTGCCGCGGGCGCCGGCGGTCATCCTCATGAGCGCCTACGGCACGATGGACGTTGTGGTGGAAGCCTTGCGGCTTGGTGTGGCGGATTTCCTGCACAAGCCCGTCGTGCTCGAAGCGCTGACCCGCAGCGTCGAGCAGGCGCTCGAGCGCCGGGCGCCGTCGAGAGGGAAGACCGAGACGGCCGTGCCGCTGCACGCGCTGCGCGAGTGCACACGTCGCGTCGGGCCTGTGAGCGTCGAGGTGGTGGGTGATCCGGCGTCTCCGCAAGCGACGGCCGTATGGCATATCCGGGCGCTCGATCGCACGCGGACGGCGTTTGTCTGGGGGCATGTGGACGCGGGTGCGCGGTTCGCCGGGATCGCGCGGTTGCTCATCCGGGCGCTCGCGGGTGCAGTTGATCTTGCTATACCGGCAGCCGCCGTGGCGCGAATCGCCGACGAGCTCAAAGCCCTCGACTGCGCGTGCGGCGTGCATGGGCTCACCGGAGGCGTGATCGAGACCGGGTCCGCGCGACGGTTGGTGGGGGCGACCCTGGGCGCCTCGGGCATCGTGCGTCTTGCGCCGGCGAAGGCGGGGTATGACATATTCGTCGAGGGTCACAGCGGCTGCGTGCGTACGTTCGAGGCGCAGCTCGCGGACAGCGACGTGCTGTTACTGGCAGAGCCGCGCGTTGTCAAGGCCGGCGCCGAGCGCTGGGCGGACGTGTTGGCTGAGACGAACCGATTGCTTGTCGATGGCGAGTCCAAACCCGCCCGGCGCGCGCTCGCGATGCTCAACAACGTCGCCGACGGCACGCCGGTCATGGTGGCTCTCCGAATGCAGGCGATCGTCGTGACAAATGGGATGGCGCACGTGCGCGTGGCGGCGGACCGCGCCGGCTTAGCTCGGGCGCGCGAGGCGACGGAGCAGTTCGTTCTCGATACCCCGCTCAGCGACGAGGCTGCCCACGGACTCGTTACGGCTGTGCAAGAGGCGCTGCTCAACTGCATCCGATGGGCCTATCCGGGCCGGGAAGGACCCGTGTACCTCACCCTGTCGCGCGAAGAGGATCACGTGCGAGCGAGCGTGCGCGATCGTGGCATCGGCTTCGACGTGAGCGAGGCCTACAACCGGGAGACGGAGAAAACGCGCGACCCGCTGCGGCGCTCGGGGCGCGGGCTGCGGCTCATGCACGGGTCTGCCGATCGGTTCGAGATCGTGTCGCGCCTTGGGCGCGGGACGAACGTTGTCGTCGAGAAACACTTCGATGTCTCGAAGCCCGAGCACGAGGAGGTTCCGCGAAGCGCATGA
- a CDS encoding GDP-mannose 4,6-dehydratase, with protein sequence MTRVTWNNTQVLVTGAGGFIGSHLVENLVARGAKVRAFVHYNSRNDWGQIERLPEAVRGCVEVVAGDVRDPFFVRTAVEGRDVVFHLAALIPIPYSYLAPQSFIETNVLGTLNVLEACRAAEVSRLVHTSTSETYGTAQSDAPMTETHPSRAQSPYAASKIGADRLVESYVCSYGVPAVTVRPFNTFGPRQSARAVIAAIATQVLAGRKRIAVGALDPVRDFSYVADTVRGFIAAAELDDGIGEAFNVGSGQAESIREVGRMIIDLCGNGAELVLDNRRVRPALSEVMRLVCDSSKLQGRTGWRPEVGLREGIERTLEYIARHLDEYKTDLYTV encoded by the coding sequence GTGACGCGCGTGACGTGGAATAACACACAGGTCCTTGTGACGGGCGCGGGCGGGTTCATCGGGAGCCACCTTGTCGAGAACCTCGTTGCCCGCGGCGCGAAGGTGCGCGCCTTCGTGCACTACAACTCGCGCAACGACTGGGGGCAGATCGAGCGGTTGCCCGAGGCCGTGCGCGGCTGCGTCGAGGTCGTCGCCGGCGACGTGCGCGATCCATTCTTCGTGCGGACGGCCGTCGAGGGCCGCGACGTGGTGTTCCACCTCGCGGCGCTCATTCCGATTCCGTACTCCTACCTCGCACCGCAGAGCTTCATTGAGACCAACGTGCTCGGCACGCTCAATGTGCTCGAGGCGTGCCGGGCGGCCGAGGTCTCGCGGCTTGTGCACACCTCGACGAGCGAAACATACGGCACGGCGCAGTCCGACGCGCCGATGACGGAGACGCATCCGTCGCGGGCGCAGTCGCCCTACGCGGCGAGCAAGATCGGGGCGGACAGACTCGTGGAGAGCTACGTCTGCTCCTACGGCGTCCCGGCAGTGACCGTGCGGCCGTTCAATACGTTTGGGCCGCGCCAGTCGGCCCGCGCGGTGATTGCCGCAATCGCGACGCAGGTGCTCGCCGGCCGCAAACGCATCGCGGTCGGCGCGCTCGATCCGGTGCGCGATTTCTCGTACGTGGCCGACACCGTGCGTGGCTTCATCGCCGCGGCTGAGCTCGACGACGGAATAGGCGAGGCGTTCAACGTGGGCAGCGGTCAAGCGGAGTCGATCCGCGAGGTTGGCCGCATGATCATCGACCTCTGTGGCAACGGCGCCGAGCTCGTGCTCGACAACCGGCGCGTGCGGCCCGCACTGAGCGAGGTCATGCGCCTTGTCTGCGACAGTTCGAAGCTGCAGGGGCGCACGGGCTGGCGGCCCGAAGTGGGGCTGCGTGAGGGGATCGAGCGGACGCTCGAGTACATCGCGCGGCACCTCGACGAATACAAGACCGATCTCTACACCGTGTAG